A window of Eucalyptus grandis isolate ANBG69807.140 chromosome 4, ASM1654582v1, whole genome shotgun sequence genomic DNA:
TTTCGGTCCCCTCTCTCATTTATTGCTTTTCTCCTCTcgcttttctcctctcttctatGACCAAGAGAGTAAAACCCTTCTGACACTTGAATCACTTGTGAGACGTACTTTTCTCCCCCACCATTTAGTCCGTCTCTTTCAAAAGGATCGTCCCCATCCTTGCGCCATGTTCAGCTGGTCACTATGTTTGATATTTATGGTAGGGGAGCagattgaagagaaaaataagagaggGGAATTGAATTGAAGTTAAATAAGAATGGATGGTGATGATTTCCTTCACCTTTGCTAATGCAAAtcgaaagaagaacaagaatagATGGAAAGATGAGGTCGGTTAATAGATAATATAAAAAACTGATTGATTAAGTGATCAAGCGCTTAATTTAGATATATTAAATCTGAGATTCAAATCGCATAGATAGAAAAATGAGGTCGGTTAATAGATAATACAAAAAACGATTGATTAAGTGATCAAGCGCTTCATTTAGATATATTAGATCTGAGATTCAAATGGTATATATTATTCATTCATACAAACCTTTGAGTCACCCCGGCACTAGGTGCACATGGATGAGTGGCTTGCGTCATGGTACAGACGAGCCCGAGTGTTCCGATTATTCGTTCCATCTAACAAAATAAGTTAGTTAATATATTAATCAATCTACTTGCTGGAAGGTTAAAAAAAAGGCGAAGGATGTTAATGAAATTCTTTCATAGAGTAATTATTTCATCAGGAATTGTTTTCACTCAGGCTTCTACCTCTTTCTAGCTATTTCCTTCCCAATATTATTAGCCAAAATGCATGGGCAAAACACACATatatttaatgtttttctttgtcattaTTTCCTCTCACCTTTTGCCGCTCGAATCCATCCCAGCATACCATAAACTAAGCCTAACACCACATTCCAATTAAGACGAGATCAATTAGCAACCGAAAGAGCAGCGTCATTATAATATAACATCAACATTAACTCATATACTTGTCCAAAGTCACATGtttaagggagaaaaaaaagggtgggTCGGCTAGGTGTGTACAATATTcctcatgacaaattttaatgaTGATCAAGGAGCTTTTTAGTTCTTTTATTCCTTGGTACTGCTCTGAAGCTTCGAATAGCCAACAAAACTATCGAATAAGAAATTCTTAGCCAATATTCAAATCTTGCCatcatttgcattcttcttcattttattagTTTGTGATACGTTTGTGCACTAAAAAAATACGAAGGACCAAGAAGGCTGATGAAAAAGATGGTTTTACATAAAATATAGTCGAGACACGCGCCTATTTCAGTTGAAGGGTTTATAATATAAGCTTTatctttatcaaaagaaaacctAGAAAACCATGATGTGCTTTCGAGTATGTCGGATAAGTTAAAtgcatttttgagaaattaatatttttagatatattcAATTATATAATGGGAATATTGTCCAAAATATCCTAtatttattgtacttttgctaatttaatcctatatatttcaattttatcaattaaatcctaaactatTTCATGTTTTACCAAATGAATCTATCTGGCTAATTTTGACCAGATTACTAACGTAAATACTAGTCATCCTATTAGCACAACTAACattaatgtaaataatttttaataatattttaatatattttcaattttttaaatttttagatttttcttttcttctcttttctttctttttttttttttattttctctttttcccttcgcTGACAACTGTTGAACCTTTTCAATGGCTAGCGGAGGCAACCGGTCTCGTGTGAGGGACACCCCCTCGCTAGCCTGGCAAGGCCGCCCTCTCTTGGGTGAggcaaaaaggagaaaggggaaaaaaaagaaggaaaaagaagaaaagaaaaataggaaaagtaattaagtttcaaaaatgttaaaaatattactaaaattatccatatcaCTTGGGCCGTGCCACATAGGACAGCCAACGTCTACATTAGTGAATTCCATCAAAAAATTGTTCGAataaactcaattagcaaaatatgaaaagatttaggactcaattggtaaaattaaaatatttatgacttaattagtaAAAGTGTATTAGATataggactttttgaacaattttccatTATATAATGCATGAAAAGTCCTtagcaagaaaaaaggaaggttTTCAATAAGAGTGTTGTCACATTCTATTGCTACAACGACATCCACTTAATGATTGCCATCAATGCCAACTAAATGGCATATAAAGGGCTTCAGGAAGCAGTTCGAATGTATATGTCAGATTAGTCAAGATGAAAATTTTAGATTCAATCATATGCCGTATGTTTAACTAAAATGGCATATAAAGAATTACGTTTGAAACGACTCATTTATGATTTCACAAATTTAAATGAATTTCATATAAGTTATACTAAAGCACTTGTTCtctactttaattttttaattcttgaattttactAAATGTATAATGATGCTCTTCAATTATTAGGCATAGATGACGTTGAACATCTTATACTAGTTCAAGGACCCAAAAGagtcaattgaaaaattcaaagatgacACCGCACATCgagaaaagttcaaagattgCACGACCAATGAGGACTCGAAAAGTTATATTTCCAAAACACCGAACGCCCACATGAAGCACAAAAGAAGTcattattctaaaaattgaatttttccaaatttcaaaCCTAACTACATCCTAAAGTAAATGACCAAGAACCCCACCATGTCCTCTTGATATGGATTCCCTAGAGGGACGTGTGAGGAGTCGCTGGTCAAGTGTCATCTAGAACTCTCTGAAACTTCAACACCATCATTTTCCCCCGTTTCACATCAACCCCCTCAGGAGGAATGATATAATAGAAAGGCCATCAAGAAGAGGAGGATAAGTATGATGGACTCCTCGTTCTCAAAGCCAAAGAAAAATTCACCAACTGGAACCCAACACCAATCCCTCCCTGTGCATACAAATAAAATCTAATTTATAGcagaaattataatttaaaaaaaaaaaaaaaaaaagaaagagagaggactTTTCACCCATCtgtaaaaagaaatttaaaaaaaataatgaattttatTACATAAAACCTGGATACTAGAAAACGACATGTACGTGTACAAGACACACCTCAAACAGGCCACACCTTCACCTCATGCTCCTCCTCATTATTCCCactgcaagaaaaaaaaaattaaaagaagaatgATTAATCTATTAAGAAAAGAATCCCATAAAGCAAGACTAGATCCATcttcctccatctctctctcctatatatctctctcttcttccactctctctccctctctctctctctctctctcacctccaTCAAGAACGCAACCAGAAAAACCAGAAACCCAAACTACCCAGCAAGAACTCACTCATTCACTCGATCCACCAATCCCACCATCTCAGATTCCTCTCCCTCCCCCATTTTCGGCTCCAATTTCGGATCTTTTTCATGGGTTTCCCAGTGTGCTACAGCGAGCTCCTCCTCCCGAAGCTCCTCCTCGACACCCTCTCCATCTTCACCGTCCTCCGCCGCCTCATCTCCGCcctcctcggcctcgccggcctctCCGGCTTCCTCGACCCGGACCCCCACCACCTCGACCCGGTGTCCCGCCCCCCGCCGGAGCCGGCGCCGTCCGTGTCGGCGGCCCTGATGCGGGAGATCCTGCCGGTGGTCCGGTTCGCCGACCTGGCGGACCCCCCGGAGAGCTGCGCCGTCTGCCTGTACGACTTCGACGGGGAGGACGAGACCCGGCGGCTGGCGAACTGCAGCCACGTCTTCCACCGGGGCTGCCTGGACCGCTGGATGGGATACGACCAGATGACGTGCCCGCTCTGCCGGACGACGCTGGTGCCCGACGACGTGGTCGGCGCCATCAACGAGCGGCTCTGGGCGGCGTCGTTCGTGCCGGAGTTCCACGGATTCGAAGAGTACGCTCACGTCACTGGCTTATAGCAATAGAAAAAGGAAGGCcaagttttgatttttattttcaggaAGTCTCtggtgcttctttttttttttttttttttttttttttggggggtggatGGGTTGGTTTGATCTTTGTAGATAGAGGGAAAATCGATCGACCCcaaaagggtaaaaaaaaaaaagaaatgaaatgaaattggtacgatttttgtatattttcaGTTGCGGAAATTGATCAAACTTGGCACCGCATTTTGAGCCATGATATCAAATGGCGTTGCAATAAATTCCCATGCTAATACTTGATTAAGAAAAGAATCCAACACCACCGATTTTTTGggttattaatttcttttatttataaaattgaaagtttggTTTCTCTGAGCTCTGCATGGAGCAGTAGGTTCAGTGCTTTTGATCTTGATTTATTGATAGTAATATTTAAAtcttgctgaaaaagaaaaagaataatgcTTGCGGTTTGGCTCGTTAGTTCTGGGGGGGCATCTGCATTGTCGATTCAGCTCTATGGTTTTCGCCAATAATTTCTTACCGAGAAAACCGGGaaagtgtcaatttagtttttcttttcttttgttttctttgatgAATACACTGTACACAAATTATTGGTCATTAATGCTTTTATTtactcttttcattttcagatttttatcatttttttttctcattttattttgaaaagagcATTGAAAGCTTTGCGCGTTTCGTGGCAATTCTCGCGAT
This region includes:
- the LOC104441726 gene encoding E3 ubiquitin-protein ligase RHA1B, whose protein sequence is MGFPVCYSELLLPKLLLDTLSIFTVLRRLISALLGLAGLSGFLDPDPHHLDPVSRPPPEPAPSVSAALMREILPVVRFADLADPPESCAVCLYDFDGEDETRRLANCSHVFHRGCLDRWMGYDQMTCPLCRTTLVPDDVVGAINERLWAASFVPEFHGFEEYAHVTGL